The nucleotide window ATGTATCTGGTGCTAGGACATAGTCACCACCAAAGATGAGGCTACCCCCCCTCTGCCAGATAACCTTGTTGTTGATGAGTTTGAACAAGGCCATTATGGAAGACCCATTGATCTCTTGGCCAAAGTGTTTCTGGAGCATAGAGTACTGCGAGGCCAAGGCTTTTTAACACCTCTATCAAACCCTTAACCTCTGCCTCTCTCGCATCTGCTAAGTAACGGAAATCAGCTCCAGCCCTATCCTCGTAGTGTTGACTCACAGTTTGTCCTACAACCGCAATTGCGTTCTCAATTTTATATGCCATTTAGGATCCTAGATTCTCATTTGAATCCGAACACTTGGTAAGATGAGTTCATGAAAAAAACGCTAAGAAGTTCTCACAGCTTTCCAAAAGTGAGAGGGATGAAATATTCATACTGAAGGGGAAAGGATATTCGCTCAGAGCTATCGCTAAAAGTCTGAAGAGAAGTGTTTCAACTGTTTCAGATGAACTCAAACGTAATGAAGTGAATGGCAGCTATAACCCGAAGAAAGCACAGCAGAAAAGCTATGTACGAAGGCGCTCCGCTCGCTTTCAAGGGAAGAAAGTTGCAATGAACAAGAAATTGAGAGATTTCGTAGAAGAAAAACTAAGAGATGATATTTCTCCAGCCGCTATTTCTGGGAGACTCAAATGCCAAGAGGGAGCTCTTCCTTTTGCCTCCAAAGACAGTATTTATCGCTTCCTAAAAAGCCCCTATGGAAGAGCTTTGGAGTATGAACGTGAGCAGAAAACAAAACATCGAAGAAAGAGGCCCAAAGTACTTTCAAAACTTTCGGACAGAACGTTCATAAATGAGCGTCCTAACAGAATAGAAATGAGAGAAGATGTGGGAGACATTGAAGGAGATTTCATAGTTTCAGGGAAAACGGGAAAGGGTTCACTTTTGGTTGCTGTGGACAGGAAACTAAGAGTTTCATTTCTTGAAAAGATCTTCCCAGTGACGATTGAAGAAGTTCATGAGGCTTTTTGCGAATCCAAAAACGTTTTCCAGAGCTTCAAAGCATGACTACGGACAATGATATTCTCTTCCAGAAACACAAGGAATTGGAGAAGCTGCTGGGCATTAAAATCTACTTTTGCCACCCTTATCATTCATGGGAAAAGGGCACAGTGGAAAACACGAATAAAATCATTCGGAAAGATATTCCTAAAGGCAGTGATATTTCAAAATACAGTAAAGCTTTCATTCAAAGGCTTGAAGAAAAACTCAATCGTAGACCGCTCAAGTGTTTGAATTATCTCACCCCAAAAGAAGCTCTTTTGGTGCACCGCGAAATCACAAAACTCAAAAAATCCTAATCCATTAAGTGTTCGGATTCAGCCCGTCCAGTGCCGATCAGTGAAGAAGCTCACAATAACATGTAAGTATAAAATGTCAATGGCGTGTAATGGTTCAATAGCTTTGCATCACCCCTGTGCAAAGATATGGACATGGCATACACACAAAATCCCCATCTGCCTCGGGTGCGAATGGAGGCAGCAAAGTTAGTTCTGGAAAAAGGCTGGAGCACACGCGAAGTGGCCAGACACACAGGTTTTAACCAAAGCAGCATTGTGCGGTGGGTG belongs to Candidatus Peregrinibacteria bacterium and includes:
- a CDS encoding IS30 family transposase, which translates into the protein MNGSYNPKKAQQKSYVRRRSARFQGKKVAMNKKLRDFVEEKLRDDISPAAISGRLKCQEGALPFASKDSIYRFLKSPYGRALEYEREQKTKHRRKRPKVLSKLSDRTFINERPNRIEMREDVGDIEGDFIVSGKTGKGSLLVAVDRKLRVSFLEKIFPVTIEEVHEAFCESKNVFQSFKA
- a CDS encoding IS30 family transposase, with amino-acid sequence MTTDNDILFQKHKELEKLLGIKIYFCHPYHSWEKGTVENTNKIIRKDIPKGSDISKYSKAFIQRLEEKLNRRPLKCLNYLTPKEALLVHREITKLKKS